GCGCCGCGGCGGCCGCATGATGATCATCTACGCCGTGCTGCTGGGCGCGGTCGCGCTGGTGTACACGCGCCTGCCCACCTCGTTCCTGCCGAACGAAGACCAGGGCTACATCATCACCAACGTGCAGCTGCCCGCGGGCGCGGCGCAGTCGCGCACCAGCGACGTGCTGCGCCAGGTCGAGGACTTCATGCTCAAGCAGCCCGAGGTCGAGAACATCGTCACCGTGGCGGGCTTCTCGTTCTCGGGCCAGGGCCAGAACGCCGGCCTCGCCTTCGTGATCCTGAAGGACTGGAGCGAGCGCTCGGGCCAGGAGCATTCGGCCTCGGCCGTGGCCGGCCGCGCGTTCGGTGCGCTGGCGGGCATCCGCGACGCGTTCATCTTCGCGCTGAGCCCGCCGCCGATTCCCGAACTGGGCACCGGCACGGGCTTCAACTTCCGGCTGCAGGACCGTGCGGCCCAGGGCCACGACGCGCTGATGAACGCGCGCAACCAGCTGCTGGGCATGGCGTCGCAGAGCAAGGTGCTCGCAGGCGTGCGGCCGGACGGCATGGAAGATGCGCCGCAGATGCAGATCGACATCGACCGCGACAAGGCGAATGCGCTGGGCGTGGGCTTCGACAGCATCAGCAGCGCGCTCTCCACGGCGCTGGGCTCGGCCTACATCAATGACTTCCCGAACCAGGGCCGGCTGCAGCGGGTGGTGGTGCAGGCCGACGCCGCGGCGCGCATGCGCCCCGAGTCGGTGCTCGACCTGCCGGTGCTCAACAGCCGTGGCCAGACGGTGCCGATGTCCGCATTCGCCTCCACGCGCTGGATCACGGGCGCCATGCAGACCGTGCGCTACAACGGCTATCCGTCGATGAAGATCGCCGGCGACGCGGGCCCGGGCTTCACCACGGGCGACGCGATGAACGAGATGGAAAAGCTCGCCGGGCAGCTGCCCCCGGGCTTCGGCTTCGAGTGGACGGGCCAGTCGCGCGAAGAAAAGCTCGCCGGCTCGCAGGCCATGATCCTCTACGCGTTCTCGCTGCTGGCGGTGTTCCTGTGCCTGGCCGCGCTCTACGAGAGCTGGACCATCCCGGTCTCGGTGATGCTGGTGGTGCCGCTCGGGGTGCTGGGCGTGCTGCTCGCCACGCTGATGCGGGGCATGTCCAACGACGTGTACTTCCAGATCGGGCTGGTGACCATCATCGGGCTGTCGGCCAAGAACGCCATCCTGATCGTGGAGTTCGCCAAGGACCTGCAGGCCGAAGGCAAGAGCGTGCTGGAGGCGGCGCTGGAAGCCGCCCACCTGCGCTTCCGCCCGATCATCATGACCTCGCTGGCGTTCACGCTGGGCGTGGTGCCGCTGTTCATCGCCTCGGGCGCCAGCTCGGCGAGCCAGCGCGCCATCGGCACCGGCGTGATCGGCGGCATGATCACCGGCACGGTGCTCGCCGTGGTGTTCGTGCCCGTGTTCTTCGTGCTGGTGCGCTCGTTCTTCAAGGGCAGCAAGCGCCAGCAGGACCACGAAGCCAAGCAGGCCCAACTCCACCGCCATGCCACGGACGCGGAATAACCCCCCAGACGACCGGCAGGAGCACAACACCATGCAAGCTACCCCTCGCGCGCCCCGGGCGCGCCCCTTCCTCCTCTCCGCCGTGGCAGCGGCCGCGCTGCTGGCCGGCTGCAGCTTCATTCCCCACTACGAGCGCCCCGCGGCGCCCGTGCCCGAGGCCTACCCGGCCGCGGGGGTGGCGGCTCCCGCAGGCGCCAAGGCGGCAGCGGACATCGACTGGCACGAGTACTTCACCGACCCGCGCCTGCAGCGCCTGATCGCGCTGTCGCTGGAGAACAACCGCGACCTGCGCGTGGCCGTGCTCAACATCGAGCAGGCACGCGCGCAGTTCCAGATCCAGCGCGCGGGACAGTTCCCCACGGTGAACGCTGCCGTGAACGCCTCGCGCCAGCCCAGCACCACCACGGGCAGCTACGTGAACAACTACCAGGTGGGGCTCGCCGTCTCGGCCTGGGAGATCGACTTCTTCGGCCGCATCGCGGCGCTGAAGGAGCAGGCGCTCGCGCAGTACTTCGCCACCGAAGAAGCGCGCCGCTCCACGCAGATCAGCCTCGTCTCCTCCGTGGCGGCGGCCTGGTTCAACCTGCTGGCCGACGAGGAGCTGCTCGACATCTCGCGCCGCACGCTGCAGACCCGCGAGGAATCGGTCAAGCTCACGCGGCTGCGGCTGGAGAACGGCGTCAGCTCCGAACTCGACAACAGCCAGGCCGAGGGCCTCGCACAGGCCGCACGCGCCACCTTCGCGCAGCAGCAGCGCCAGCGCATGCAGGACGAGAACGCCCTCGCCCTGCTGCTGGGCCAGCCCCTGCCGCAGGACATCCGGGCCACCCTGGATTCCCGCACGCGCCTGGCCGATGCGCCCACGATGCCGGGGCTGCCCGCCGGCCTGCCGTCCGACCTGCTCGGGCGGCGCCCGGACATCCGCCAGGCCGAGCAGCAGCTCGTGGCCGCCAACGCCAACATCGGCGCGGCGCGCGCGGCGTTCTTCCCGCGCATCTCGCTCACGGCGAGCGCGGGCACGGTGAGCGACGAGCTGTCGGGCCTCTTCAAGAGCGGCACCTGGGCGTTCTCGCTGGCGCCGCAGCTGGCGCTGCCGATCTTCGACGCGGGCCGCAACCAGGCCACGCTGGAGTCGGCGCGCGCGGGCCGCGACATCGCCGTGGCGCAGTACGAGAAGTCGATCCAGACGGCCTTCCGCGAGGTGTCGGACGCGCTGGCGGGCCAGGCCACGCTGGGCGACCAGTTCGCCGCGCAGCGCGCCCAGGCCGCGGCCGATGCCAAGCGCTTCGAGCTGTCCGACCTGCGCTACCGCAACGGCGTGGCGAGCTACCTCGACCTGCTGGACGCGCAGCGCTCGCTGTTCACTTCCGAGCAGCTGGTCGTGCAGACGCGCCTGCTGCAGCTGCAGAACCAGATCACGCTCTACAAGGTACTGGGCGGTGGCTGGACGCCTGCGCAGGACGCCGCGCCCCCCGCTGCGGCAGGATCGGTTCCACGCTCCTGAGCCGCTTCCGCCGGCCCCCCCCC
The DNA window shown above is from Acidovorax sp. NCPPB 4044 and carries:
- a CDS encoding efflux transporter outer membrane subunit; the protein is MQATPRAPRARPFLLSAVAAAALLAGCSFIPHYERPAAPVPEAYPAAGVAAPAGAKAAADIDWHEYFTDPRLQRLIALSLENNRDLRVAVLNIEQARAQFQIQRAGQFPTVNAAVNASRQPSTTTGSYVNNYQVGLAVSAWEIDFFGRIAALKEQALAQYFATEEARRSTQISLVSSVAAAWFNLLADEELLDISRRTLQTREESVKLTRLRLENGVSSELDNSQAEGLAQAARATFAQQQRQRMQDENALALLLGQPLPQDIRATLDSRTRLADAPTMPGLPAGLPSDLLGRRPDIRQAEQQLVAANANIGAARAAFFPRISLTASAGTVSDELSGLFKSGTWAFSLAPQLALPIFDAGRNQATLESARAGRDIAVAQYEKSIQTAFREVSDALAGQATLGDQFAAQRAQAAADAKRFELSDLRYRNGVASYLDLLDAQRSLFTSEQLVVQTRLLQLQNQITLYKVLGGGWTPAQDAAPPAAAGSVPRS